Proteins from a genomic interval of Candidatus Rubidus massiliensis:
- a CDS encoding Transposase DDE domain protein — MKKRSHEILEKCRELLLSTTFKNACRSSEKDFSRNRILRFPLLIVFILNLAKRSLQSELIKFSGILTLTFISKQLLSTTRKKILPIAFVKLNDTLISEFYTDNKFPTYLGFRLIVIDGSTLQLPESISILEKYGSCGNQKNNNCMPMAQVSYAYDPLSGLTLDAIISPYGSSERSMACDHILKIQPSTYANDLYIFDRGYPSLTLIFLLAQQRKNYLIRCTGTWLSEVRKLIKNQKRDTIIEISPKRLKGKKREDFKKRLPGVCLNSIQQMRVLIIDLPTGEQEFLITSLLDKDKFEYAMFIKLYHSRWGVEENYKFHKVRIEMENFSGESTQAIEQDFHATIFTANVRALLTNEAQEEMEEIFSKKMLKHDYKINQNIAIGILKDEIVKVLLTPESNLEVFCKRLKQDMKKNIVSIRPGRKYIRIKKTNRKYPMNMRRAL; from the coding sequence ATGAAAAAAAGATCTCATGAAATTCTCGAAAAATGCCGAGAACTGCTCTTAAGTACCACATTCAAAAATGCTTGTAGGTCTAGCGAAAAAGACTTTTCTAGAAACCGCATCCTAAGATTTCCTCTTCTGATTGTATTTATATTAAATCTAGCCAAGAGGAGTCTACAAAGCGAATTAATTAAATTTAGCGGAATTTTAACTTTAACGTTCATATCTAAGCAACTTCTTTCAACGACACGAAAAAAAATATTACCGATTGCCTTTGTAAAATTGAATGATACTTTAATTAGTGAATTTTACACTGATAATAAGTTTCCAACTTACCTCGGTTTTCGTTTAATTGTGATAGATGGATCTACTTTACAGTTACCTGAGAGCATCTCTATTTTAGAGAAATATGGATCATGTGGTAACCAAAAAAACAATAACTGTATGCCGATGGCTCAAGTTTCTTATGCATACGATCCTCTCTCTGGATTAACTTTAGATGCTATTATAAGTCCTTATGGGAGTTCTGAACGAAGTATGGCTTGTGACCATATTTTAAAAATTCAACCTTCTACCTATGCTAACGATCTATATATATTTGATCGAGGATACCCTTCTCTTACTTTAATATTTCTTTTGGCCCAACAAAGAAAAAATTATTTAATAAGATGTACTGGGACATGGCTTTCCGAGGTTAGAAAGTTAATAAAGAACCAAAAGAGAGATACAATTATTGAAATTTCTCCAAAAAGACTCAAAGGAAAAAAAAGAGAGGACTTTAAAAAAAGATTGCCCGGGGTGTGTTTAAATTCCATTCAGCAAATGCGCGTTCTTATTATTGATCTTCCTACAGGTGAGCAAGAATTTCTAATAACTTCATTACTAGACAAAGACAAGTTTGAATATGCAATGTTTATAAAATTATATCATTCAAGGTGGGGAGTGGAAGAAAACTATAAATTTCATAAAGTACGTATTGAGATGGAAAATTTTAGTGGGGAATCAACTCAAGCAATAGAGCAAGATTTTCATGCAACTATATTTACAGCCAATGTTAGAGCCTTACTTACAAATGAAGCTCAAGAAGAAATGGAAGAAATCTTCTCTAAAAAGATGTTAAAGCATGACTATAAAATTAATCAGAATATTGCCATTGGGATTTTAAAAGACGAAATTGTCAAGGTTTTGTTGACTCCAGAGAGCAATCTTGAGGTTTTTTGCAAACGTTTGAAGCAAGATATGAAGAAAAATATAGTTTCAATAAGGCCAGGAAGGAAATATATTAGAATTAAAAAAACCAACCGGAAATACCCCATGAACATGCGGCGAGCCTTATGA
- the mucD gene encoding putative periplasmic serine endoprotease DegP-like precursor: MKKKHIFALLVCTLFSLGSISHAVENAAIQVENDFRAVAKKAIPAVVSIRVKSGVKSNLDSSADPNDIFGDDFFRFFFRFPNDIQKQPTVGQGSGFIVSENGYILTNSHVVKDADEITITTNDGNQYSGKVIGQDPNTDIAVVKIEANNLPFLELGNSDHLEVGQWVIAIGNPLGLQASLTVGVVSAKGRNNLDLARIEDFIQTDAAINRGNSGGPLLTMDGKVIGINTAIASNGGTGGYMGIGFAIPSNMAKYDMEQILDKGKVSRGYIGVVLQQIDYDLSLALGLPKVEGALIAEIAKGSPAEKAGLQQGDIIIKFNNNPVQNVGSFRNAISMMSPGTSLQLQILSQDKTPKDIQVTIAEFPGSLSEVTSAASVEENKLGIEVQNITPDLARSLNLDQTINGVVISKIKTNSVANWAGLKKGMLIISVNQAPVHSAEEFNAAIKKADSNKPILLLVKSGEIVRYLSLKAS; this comes from the coding sequence ATGAAAAAAAAGCACATTTTTGCTCTTTTAGTCTGTACGCTATTTTCGTTGGGATCTATTTCTCACGCAGTAGAAAATGCTGCTATACAAGTCGAAAATGATTTCAGAGCTGTAGCTAAAAAAGCAATTCCAGCTGTTGTTTCCATTCGTGTAAAAAGCGGAGTCAAAAGCAATTTAGATAGCTCTGCCGATCCAAATGATATTTTTGGAGATGATTTTTTTCGTTTTTTCTTCCGTTTTCCAAATGATATCCAAAAACAGCCAACGGTAGGCCAAGGATCTGGCTTTATTGTTTCAGAAAATGGCTATATTTTAACAAACAGCCATGTAGTAAAAGATGCTGATGAAATAACAATTACTACAAATGATGGTAACCAATATTCAGGAAAAGTAATTGGTCAAGATCCAAATACAGACATAGCTGTCGTAAAAATTGAAGCCAATAATCTCCCTTTTTTAGAACTTGGTAATTCTGATCATTTAGAAGTTGGTCAATGGGTGATAGCAATAGGTAATCCATTAGGTTTACAAGCTTCTTTAACTGTCGGTGTTGTTAGTGCAAAAGGAAGAAATAATTTGGACCTTGCTAGGATTGAAGATTTTATTCAAACTGATGCAGCCATTAATAGAGGAAATTCCGGTGGCCCTTTGTTGACAATGGATGGAAAAGTTATAGGTATTAATACCGCAATTGCATCCAATGGTGGCACTGGAGGCTATATGGGCATTGGTTTTGCCATACCAAGTAACATGGCAAAATATGACATGGAACAAATCCTTGATAAAGGAAAGGTCTCAAGAGGGTATATTGGTGTTGTATTACAACAAATTGATTATGATTTAAGCTTAGCTTTAGGTTTGCCAAAAGTTGAAGGGGCACTAATTGCAGAAATTGCAAAAGGCTCTCCAGCAGAAAAAGCAGGCTTGCAGCAAGGTGATATAATTATTAAGTTTAATAATAATCCAGTCCAAAATGTTGGATCATTTCGAAATGCAATTTCCATGATGTCACCTGGAACCTCTTTGCAATTGCAAATCTTAAGCCAAGATAAAACACCTAAAGATATTCAAGTAACTATTGCTGAGTTTCCAGGATCATTATCGGAAGTAACTTCGGCAGCTTCTGTTGAAGAAAATAAATTAGGCATTGAAGTACAGAATATAACGCCCGATTTAGCTAGAAGCTTAAATCTTGATCAAACAATCAATGGGGTTGTTATTAGCAAAATCAAAACTAATAGCGTTGCCAATTGGGCAGGCTTAAAGAAGGGGATGTTAATAATTAGTGTTAATCAAGCTCCCGTTCATTCAGCTGAAGAATTTAATGCAGCTATAAAAAAAGCTGATTCCAACAAGCCTATTCTTTTGTTAGTTAAATCTGGTGAGATAGTTAGATATCTTTCTTTAAAAGCTTCTTAG